DNA sequence from the Maridesulfovibrio frigidus DSM 17176 genome:
ATGCTAAGCGTCCGGTTGAAATTCTACGTACTGTTCATTCATACGATCCTTGCATTGCTTGTGGTGTGCATGTTATCGATGCTAGAACTAACGAGGTTCACAAGTTTAAGGTGATGTAAATCCCTTAATTTAGATTACTTAACGGGAACTCGGCCTCGCTGAGTTCCCGTTTTTCATTTAAAAAGGATTAAGATGTCTGACAATCAAAAAATTTTAGTTCTTGGAGTTGGAAATATCCTTTTCACCGATGAAGGTATCGGCGTTAAAGTTATAACTGATTTAGAAAAAGAATACTCTTTCTCACCGAACGTGACCCTTATGGATGGCGGCACACTTGGGACCATATTAATGGGACCAATTATGGAATGTGATATGCTTATAGTGGTTGATGCTGTACTGGGTGATGATAAACCCGGTTCTGTTTACCGCTTGACAGGAGAGGATTTACGTAAGAGTCTTGCCTTTAAAGATTCCATGCATCAGACAGACTTACTTGATACATTAGTTTTATGTGATCTATGCGACAGCCGCCCGGATTGTGTTGTCGTAGGTATTGAGCCTTTTGATTACGAGACAATGTGCGAGCATGTTTCTGACACCGTTAAAGTACAGCTTCCGGTTATGAAGGAAAAAGTACTTATTGAAGTGAAAGCTGCCGGCGGTAGTTTTAATCCTTTGTAAGCCAGGACATTAACCGTAAATAAGGGGTTTATTTCATGTGTTTAGCTATTCCTGTTGAAATTGAGTCCATTAATGACAAGATGGCACATTGTCGTGTGGGTGAAGGTGAGACATACCTTGATGTTTCGTTAATGCTTATGGCAGAAGACGTTAAGGTTGGGGATTACTTAATAGTTCATGCTGGTTTTGCTCTTCGCAAAATTGAGACATCTGAGGCGGAAGAGACTCTTAAAATATTAAGAGAGATGCTCAGTTTAGCAGATGGAACAAAGCCGGAAGCCTGCGGATTTTAATTCATACTTAATTTTATTTGCTATGAGCCGACTCATATTAGCTGCTAGCAAAATTTTAAGCCCTGAATCTTATAAATAAGATTCAGGGCTTTTTTTCTTTTTAAAAATTTATTCAGCTAAGTTCATTTTAAGATTAAGCCTGCAAATATATATTTCAAGTACCTTTGATCTTTATCAAAAACCTTAACTAAGAAAAGCATCTTGTATCTTAATTTGTATTTTCCATAAAACAAAGGTTTAGAAGAATAATCTTCTAAACCTTTGTAATTACTTATAGAGCGTGTAAAATGAGAATCTAAACTATTTATTTCTTAGACTTACCCTTAAATCCAGCAAGTCCGACAACGCCAGCGCCCAACAGCCAAATTGCAGCAGGAATCGGAGTAGGGGTTGGAGTTGATGTTGTTTCTATCACATAGCCCTTAATCATAGTGTCGATGGCACTACCTTCGTCATTCCATTGAAATTGGTACCTTGAATCAGCACTAAGGTGAATTTCGTTAATCTGTGCATTATTTGGTTCAACATTAGACCAGTCTGCAAAGTTCCATTCTTCACCAGTTACCCAATTCCAATTTTCAGTTGGAGTGCTTTTATCATTATCACCAGTTTGGTAAGCACCAAGCCAGTAAGCATCTTTTTTATTTTTGAAAATTCTATCTTTAAGAAAATTATTTTCTTCAATAGAAGTTATGGTCGCAAGATGTCCGCCTGCTGCTTCAGCCGCAAGCCTAGCATCATTCCAAGAAATACCTTTCGAAGTAACAATTTTATACTTTGAATCGCCAAAGGAGTAATTTGAAGCTGCTGCTGGAACTGCCAGTAAAATCATCAGTAAAGCTGAGACAAACAGCATTGATTTATTTTTCATATTTACCTCCCCAGGAAATATTACAGCTAAAATAAATTATATTCGATATCTAACTTATATATATTCTAGTTCGTAATATGGCAAGTATCTTAAGTTACACTTAGTAGTGTAAAAATAAATATGTACAATAGTAAATAATCCTTATTTTTTACTATTTATACTTGCATTAATAGGTATTTAGTTAAAAAAGTAAAAAGCCTTTTCCAATGCGGAAAAGGCTTTTTACTTACTATTATATTTTTTATAAATAATTTTTATATAAAATTTAATCGCGCGGAGCAGGGTAAGAGCTAATATGTGGCTTTACTGCCTTGCCAAGCCACGCAATAGCCATTCCCAAATGATTCATGTTGCGAAGACCTTCAGCATCGTTTTTAACATCACCTTTCTCTCTACCGTAACCCATATTCCAATAGGTTGAACCCGGCACAATCATCTGGCTCATAAGAAACATATGGTTAATTGTATCATAAACATGTGTCGCTCCGCCTCGTCTCACAGCCACAACTGCTGCTCCGATTTTACCTCTCAAAACCTGACCATTTGCAATCGAAACAATACCTGTACGATCTAAAACAGCTTTAAGTTCGGCTGAAACATCTGTGAAATATGTAGGAGATCCTAAAATAATAGCATCAGCTCTTGAGATCTTTTCAAATATTTCATTGAAATTATCCGTTTTAAGAACACACTTATTATCTTTATTTTCCATACATTTATAACAAGCCATGCAGCCATGCATAGGTTTTCCACCAACTTTAATAAGCTCAGTTTCCCAGCCAGCTTCAGTCAGAGGCTCTAGGGTTGTTTCTAATAATATTTCTGTATTACCACCTTTGCGTGGACTTCCGTTAATAGCTAATGCGTACATTTTTTTCTCCGTATTTAACGTTAAAGACAGGCTGATAATACCCTAAACTTCCTTTTGTACAAGTACCCACTTTTTTGATATGTACTTACATAAAGTATAGTATAAAGAGGTTTTGAATATGCCATGCGCCATAAAAGAGTTTAACGGTAAAGAGTATAAGTGTTTTTTTGAACTGACGCTACTTGTTATAGGCGGCAAGTGGAAACCGATTATTTTATATTTACTGTTCCGTGAAAAAGTTTTGCGGTTTGGTGAATTACGCAAAAAGATGCCTGAAATAACTGAAAGAATGCTCACGAAACAACTTAGGGAACTCGAAGGCGATGGCCTTGTTCACCGTGAAGTATACAAAGTTGTTCCGCCAAAGGTTGAATATTCGCTGACACCAATCGGCGTAAGTTTAATGCCTGTATTAGAAAGCATGCGAGACTGGGGTGTAGGATATGAAGAATTTCTGTATAATGGAGAAGTTTTGAAGGGTGAAGGGTATGAAAAGAAGTAATTATTTTCAACTTTCATTATCTAAACTTAAGTGATATTTACAAATATCAATAAATTACGAATAAAAGTTGGTGCAAAGTGATAAATAAAGATCGTATTTTAAATTTGTTTTTAAATTTAGTAAAAATAGACAGTCCCTCTCTTAAAGAAAAGAACGTATCGAAATATCTTTGCTCGTTGATGAAAGAAAAAGGGTATGAGATTGCGCAGGATTCGGCAGGTGAGGCATGTGGCGGTAATACCGGGAATGTGTATGTTCGCATTCCGGCAACTGGCAGCGGGGACCCCATAGGATTTTCAGCTCATATGGATTGTGTATATCCGTGCTGCGGAGTTGTACCGGTTATCAAAGAAGACATTGTATACAGCTCGGGAGACACCGTTCTTGGCGGTGACGATAAAGCTGGACTATCCATGATGATTGAAGCCATCCAGCATCTACAAGAAGAAAATATTCCACATCCCGATATATATTTGATGTTTTCGATTTGTGAAGAGTCAGGCATGCATGGTGCCAAGAATATGGATCTTAGCTTATTTCCAGTGAAAGAAGTGGTTGTGCTTGATTCTGGAGGTGCTGTAGGCACTATTGTTGTCGAGGCTCCCGCAAAAGCAGGCATTGATATTACTTTTATAGGAAAATCCGCGCACGCGGGCATTGTGCCAGAATCCGGGATAAGCGCTATTCAAATTGCGGCCGAGGCTGTAACACACATGAAGCTGCTGCGTATCGATGAAAATACAACAGCAAACCTTGGAAGAATTGAAGGTGGAGGTGCTACCAATATCGTTACTGATAAAGTTACACTTTCTGCAGAAGTTCGTTCTGCAAATGATCAAACCTTCCAGAAAATTATTGAACATATGAAAAAATGCTGTGCCGATTCAGCGTTAAAATTCGGTGGAGATCACAAGTTCGCTTATGAAATTTCTTATCCTGCTCTGCATGTAGATAAAGACAGTCCACTTTTAGCCAAAGCTGAGCAAAGCTGTAAAAATATTGGGCTAGAACCAAAGCAGGTCAGTACCGGTGGCGGTAGTGATTCCAATATACTTTATGGCAAAGGATATAGCGCTCTGACTCTCGGAATTGGAATGAGCAAAGTTCACACACTAGAAGAATTTATTGAGATTAAGTCCTTAACAACTTGCGCAGAGTTAATTGCAGAAATGATGAAAAGCTAAACAACGATAATCTCTGCTTGAAAACAAATTCAGTTCAAAAAAAAGCGCGCTCTGTTCGGTTGAACAGAGCGCGCTTTAAAATTTTATATAAAATAAAAACCAGCTACATTCCGAGAGAAGCGAGTAGGTCGTCAACTTCTCCCTGTTCAGACTTTTCAGTAGGCCCCTTTAAATCACTCATTTGAACTTCTGCCACCTGATTTAATTCTGCAAGTGACTTTTCAGGAGCTTTTTCACGGGCCTTAATCTTAAGTCCTGTGGACATGTATAAATCGAGAACAATTTTTTCTACACTTTTAATTGTGTCGACAATAATCTTGATTCTCTGCCCAGTGAGATCCTGGAAACTCAAAGTAGTCATGATGGTCATGAGGTCCGCTCCAAGCTCTTGGTTAATCTCACCAAGTTGAACGCGTTGCTCTTTTTTTACACCACCTGATTCAAAAGCTTTTATTATGCCAGTAAGAGCAAACTGAGTTTCCTGAAGCTTCTCAACAATATCCATAATTTCTTGAGCAGCTTTCTCAGTTGTGCGCATAATTGCATCCAGCTGGTCTGATGCTTCATTGAACAAGTCATCAGGATTGCCTTCGATCTGCATATCTGCAGAAGCATTGATAGGGCCTTTTTTTGCTTTTGAAACTTCTTGATATATTTCTTTTAAACCACTTTGAAGATCGTCATTAATTCTGCGATAAAATTCCCCTTCAAGCAGTGTTTTAGACATACTTTTGGAAATCTCTTTCTGAATAGCTGAGGTTATGCTTTCTTTTAAGCTTTTGGTCAGATCTTCAGAAACTTTTTCCATCATGTCACGTACGATTTGATCGTCGTTAATCACTGCGCGCTCCTTCGGGGTTATAATATTACAGATTTATGGCTATAAAAGCATAACACATAGCTAGCGGATCTTATGCGTTCTTATCAGTTCTCGCTGTTCACTAAAAACAAATTTAATTATGGATTCAAGATCATGCTCTTTGATATAGCTAAAATCCATAACCCATGTTTTAGAATCCGTTCCCGTTTCAACAAGTCCCTTTGCGCCAGCCATTCTTAATGGAACTTGATTTAAAACGAGAACAATTTCCATTATATTTTTGGGCTTGATCGAAAAATCTGAACGGAAAATGATCCGATTTCCGGAAATTTCTATAATTTCCATATCAATCGGAAAGTCTTTAGATAGATCTTGAATACTTTGAATGCCGAGCAGTTGGTCCAGCTTTCTATCAAGCTCGATGACGTACACTTTCAACCACTCAGGTACTTTAGAGTCATCTAGATCTTCTGCCGGATGCTTCTTCCCCCCAACGCTTCCCCTGAACAGAGGCTCTGTTGTGAGCGACGACGCTATTCTCCCATATCCTTTGATACGAGTCTTAACACTTGTGTGATGAACGGCTTCTCTATCCATTACGTTGTCCTGTTTTCTTTCTCCTGAGGGTCATTTTCCATTGCGCGAACAGGACAGACTTTTGTGCACATTCCGCAAGCTGTACACTTGTCCAGTTCAAAAAGAACCTTGCGAGTATCCATGTCTAAAGAAAGAGCTCCGGTAGGGCACATAGCAAGACACATTCCGCAATGCATGCAGGACTCTTCGTCTCTTGAAATCTTTTGCGTAACAGGAATAACTTTAATCCCGTTCTCTTTAATATAATTCAGCCCCTTATGAAACTCTTCTTCAGGCCCCATAATTTCAAGAGTCATGCTTCCCTCATGGCGGGGATTTATGTCTGCTTTAAGAATATTGAAGCTAAGATTATAAAGCTTACCGAGATTACAAATTACAGGTCGCCCTGAAACTGTAGGTGGGAAAGATAAATGAACTATTTTATTGAAATTCTTATTTTCAGTCATTTAGGTACTTCCAAGTAAAAGATTTTATGAATAATATTATTTAAGATTTTTAAGATATTGTTTAGCTCTTTTCGCTTCAAGGGAATCAGGAGCTTTTTTCACAAGATCTTCAAGAATGTATTTACCGGATTTAGTTTTTCCGAGCTTGATTAGACTTAATCCTTGTTTAAGCATAGCTGAGTTATATTTATTACTCTTAGGATATTTACCTATGATAACTTGATACTTCAGTGCTGCATTAGGATAGTCTTTCAGTTGGTAATAACATTCACCTTTCCAAAATATGGCATTAGGTACAAGGCTATTTTTAGGAAAGGCTTTGGTAAACTCTGACCAATCAACAATCGCTTTTTTATATTCTCGAACTTTAAATAACTCAAGAGCCTTATTGTAAAGTGCTTTAGCTGGATCAGCTGGTGCTTCTTTCTTAACAACTGGAGTAACAACGGCAGCAATTCCGACTGGTGCTGGTGTTGTTGCTGAAACGGCTTTGTGATATTTGTTCTCAGTTTCTGGATGAGGCTGAATCAGATCCAAATTCATATCAAGCTGGCTTTCAAGAGCCATACGCATAGCATAAAACTGCTGTGTAAGTTCATTTAAAGAGACAGTACTGTTAGAATCTCCACCGTTTAAATCATACATTGAAGTAGCAAGAGTATCCAAGGATCCTTGAATCTTCGCGACTTCTATTTTTAAAGTATTAACTTCTGCCCATATGTTAGCCTGACGGTTTTGCACTGGGGTGCTTGAAGTTTTAATTTCGTCACGTATGGAAGTATCAGCTTGATTCATCTGCTGATCAAGAGTGTCGATCTTTTTATTCAGTTGGCTTCTGCTCTGTCTTACTTCCAGCCTGAGGCTATCCATATCAGAAGTTGTAACACAGCCGCTAAGTCCGGCAAGGCCGACCGCAGCTATAAGGATAAGCACTCCGGAAATAAGTGATTTTTTAAAGCTATTCTTCTTCATACTTCTTCCCCCTGTTTCGTCCAAGAATAAAGTATGCCAGACAGCCTAAAAAGGGAATAAAAATTACAAGCTGAATCCAACCTACTTTTTCCATATTAGAAGGGAATTCCCTTTTAAATGCATCCCATATAGCAAAAAGAGTCAGTGCCGCAAAGAATCCAACGCTGCCAAGAATAATGAACCATGTTTCGGCAGGAAGGGTGGGTATATTACCAAAAAACATTATGTGCTCCTGTGCTTATTTATAAACAAAAAGTAAATCCCGAGTGAGAATACTACCAGTGCAATGAATTGTGTAACACTGATCGGTCCAAAGTGACCGCGGTAGTCCGCTCTGAAGAATTCAATAATAAATCTGAAAACAGAAAACAATACTAGAAATAATCCGGTCAATTTACCGTCACTCTTGATAAACTTTTTGGCAAAGATCAGAATTAAAAACGTAATCAGCCCCGCCAGACTATGATATAACTGCGTGGGGTGCAATGAACGCCCTAATGGTGCTAAAGAATCTAAATCTGTAAAAGTTATCCCGCAGGAAAGGTCTGTGACTTTTCCATAGCAACATCCAGCGAAAAAACATCCCAAGCGCCCGACGGCTTGACCTAGAGCTATTCCGGGTACAAAGCAATCTAGCCATGGCAGTACCGGTTCTTGTCGCGATTTAAGGAAAAGTAAACCGCTCAGGGAGCCAAATAAAAACGCCCCTGAAAAAACCAGTCCACCTTGCCATATATAAAATATTTCAACGGGATTACTAATAAATTCGTGAGAGTAGAGCGTAACATAAAGTGCCCGCGCACCGATAAGTCCGCATATAATGGCAATTGTTCCGGCAACGGGAGCGAGGGAATACGGCAAATCTTTTAGCCGTGCTTCACGCATTGTCCACCCCATAGCCAACAGACATCCAGCAGTGAGATACACGCTGTAGCTGTATATTGTTAGATCGCCTATATTAAACAGAATCGGATGCATCAGGTTTATTCCGATAGATAGAAATGATCATTGCAAATGCACCTAAACATATGGCTATGTCGGCAATATTAAATGCTGGCCAGTGATGCGTGCCTACATAAACATCCAAAAAATCTGTAACTTCACCGTAAAGAATTCTATCAATCAAATTCCCAACAGCTCCGCCAAGAATCAAACCAAGGCCGGATATTGCAAAAGTGTCTTTCTTGTCAGTAGACTTTAAAAGCATGCCGATCGCGCTGAGCGCTACAACGGTAATAACTATAAAAAATGTGCGCTGCCATGTGATATCTCCGCGATTCAAAAAGCCGAAAGCGGCCCCTTTATTCACCACGTAGACCAAATTGAAATAGTCAGGAATCAATGATTTTGAAGACCACAACTCCATATTACTGCGAACAGCAACTTTGGTAATCTGATCAAAAATAATGATCACTGCGGCAATAATTCCAGCCAGTGAGTATTTCTTCATTGAAAGCCCTTTTTTGCAAACATGCCCCCGTCCTCATAAATCAATGAGAGCGGGGGCATGAGGTTTTATAACTATAAAATCGCTGAAACTTATTCGCCAACAATTACTGCGGTACAGCGTGGGCAAAGCTCAGGATGATCTGCGTTTGCTCCTAAAGAATCATATCTCCAGCAGCGACTACATTTTTCACCTTCAGACTTCACAACACCAACTGCAAGACCTTCTAATTCTTCAGGCTTAACAGCATCTTCACCAGCTTCGGCAAAAGGTTTAACCTCTACACCAGAAACAATGAAGAATTCGCGCATCTTAACGCCATCGAGTGCTTTTGTGATGGTTTCATCAGCAAAAATAGTGATCTGGGTATCAAGTGAGTGACCAATAACTCTTTCTCTGCGTAGCGGCTCAATTGCTTTTGTCACTTCGCTACGAACGTCCATAAGAAGTTCCCATTTAGCTCTTTCATCATCGCTGATGTCAGCTTTAAGGAACTGTGGGCGCATAGCAAATACAGTATCAACTCCGCATTTCATTTCTTCAGCCAGATGCGAGAACGCTTCTTCAGAAGTAAAGGAAAGAACCGGAGCCATATCCTGCAACATCATCATAGTAACCTGCCACAGAACTGTCTGCGCTGAGCGGCGTTCAAGGCTGGTTGCACCGGACACGTAAAGTCTGTCCTTGATGATATCGAGGTAGAATGCTGATAGCTCTGTAGTACAGAGGTTATGCAGAGTATGGTAAACCTTGTGGAATTCAAACTCTGTGTATGCTTTCTGAATAATGTTGTGCTGTCTTGTTACTAGATCTAATGCGAAATTATCAATTGGCAGAAGATCTGAAACTGCAACAGCGTCTGTCTCAGGATTGAACCCATCCAGATTACCAAGGAGGTAACGGCAGGTATTACGAACTCTGCGGTAAGTATCAACCATGCGGTTGAGAATTTCGTCA
Encoded proteins:
- a CDS encoding HyaD/HybD family hydrogenase maturation endopeptidase, which produces MSDNQKILVLGVGNILFTDEGIGVKVITDLEKEYSFSPNVTLMDGGTLGTILMGPIMECDMLIVVDAVLGDDKPGSVYRLTGEDLRKSLAFKDSMHQTDLLDTLVLCDLCDSRPDCVVVGIEPFDYETMCEHVSDTVKVQLPVMKEKVLIEVKAAGGSFNPL
- a CDS encoding HypC/HybG/HupF family hydrogenase formation chaperone, whose protein sequence is MCLAIPVEIESINDKMAHCRVGEGETYLDVSLMLMAEDVKVGDYLIVHAGFALRKIETSEAEETLKILREMLSLADGTKPEACGF
- a CDS encoding lectin-like protein, which codes for MKNKSMLFVSALLMILLAVPAAASNYSFGDSKYKIVTSKGISWNDARLAAEAAGGHLATITSIEENNFLKDRIFKNKKDAYWLGAYQTGDNDKSTPTENWNWVTGEEWNFADWSNVEPNNAQINEIHLSADSRYQFQWNDEGSAIDTMIKGYVIETTSTPTPTPIPAAIWLLGAGVVGLAGFKGKSKK
- a CDS encoding flavodoxin family protein is translated as MYALAINGSPRKGGNTEILLETTLEPLTEAGWETELIKVGGKPMHGCMACYKCMENKDNKCVLKTDNFNEIFEKISRADAIILGSPTYFTDVSAELKAVLDRTGIVSIANGQVLRGKIGAAVVAVRRGGATHVYDTINHMFLMSQMIVPGSTYWNMGYGREKGDVKNDAEGLRNMNHLGMAIAWLGKAVKPHISSYPAPRD
- a CDS encoding winged helix-turn-helix transcriptional regulator, with protein sequence MPCAIKEFNGKEYKCFFELTLLVIGGKWKPIILYLLFREKVLRFGELRKKMPEITERMLTKQLRELEGDGLVHREVYKVVPPKVEYSLTPIGVSLMPVLESMRDWGVGYEEFLYNGEVLKGEGYEKK
- a CDS encoding M20/M25/M40 family metallo-hydrolase encodes the protein MINKDRILNLFLNLVKIDSPSLKEKNVSKYLCSLMKEKGYEIAQDSAGEACGGNTGNVYVRIPATGSGDPIGFSAHMDCVYPCCGVVPVIKEDIVYSSGDTVLGGDDKAGLSMMIEAIQHLQEENIPHPDIYLMFSICEESGMHGAKNMDLSLFPVKEVVVLDSGGAVGTIVVEAPAKAGIDITFIGKSAHAGIVPESGISAIQIAAEAVTHMKLLRIDENTTANLGRIEGGGATNIVTDKVTLSAEVRSANDQTFQKIIEHMKKCCADSALKFGGDHKFAYEISYPALHVDKDSPLLAKAEQSCKNIGLEPKQVSTGGGSDSNILYGKGYSALTLGIGMSKVHTLEEFIEIKSLTTCAELIAEMMKS
- a CDS encoding protein phosphatase CheZ, whose product is MINDDQIVRDMMEKVSEDLTKSLKESITSAIQKEISKSMSKTLLEGEFYRRINDDLQSGLKEIYQEVSKAKKGPINASADMQIEGNPDDLFNEASDQLDAIMRTTEKAAQEIMDIVEKLQETQFALTGIIKAFESGGVKKEQRVQLGEINQELGADLMTIMTTLSFQDLTGQRIKIIVDTIKSVEKIVLDLYMSTGLKIKAREKAPEKSLAELNQVAEVQMSDLKGPTEKSEQGEVDDLLASLGM
- a CDS encoding PilZ domain-containing protein, with protein sequence MDREAVHHTSVKTRIKGYGRIASSLTTEPLFRGSVGGKKHPAEDLDDSKVPEWLKVYVIELDRKLDQLLGIQSIQDLSKDFPIDMEIIEISGNRIIFRSDFSIKPKNIMEIVLVLNQVPLRMAGAKGLVETGTDSKTWVMDFSYIKEHDLESIIKFVFSEQRELIRTHKIR
- a CDS encoding NIL domain-containing protein, which codes for MTENKNFNKIVHLSFPPTVSGRPVICNLGKLYNLSFNILKADINPRHEGSMTLEIMGPEEEFHKGLNYIKENGIKVIPVTQKISRDEESCMHCGMCLAMCPTGALSLDMDTRKVLFELDKCTACGMCTKVCPVRAMENDPQEKENRTT
- the ybgF gene encoding tol-pal system protein YbgF is translated as MKKNSFKKSLISGVLILIAAVGLAGLSGCVTTSDMDSLRLEVRQSRSQLNKKIDTLDQQMNQADTSIRDEIKTSSTPVQNRQANIWAEVNTLKIEVAKIQGSLDTLATSMYDLNGGDSNSTVSLNELTQQFYAMRMALESQLDMNLDLIQPHPETENKYHKAVSATTPAPVGIAAVVTPVVKKEAPADPAKALYNKALELFKVREYKKAIVDWSEFTKAFPKNSLVPNAIFWKGECYYQLKDYPNAALKYQVIIGKYPKSNKYNSAMLKQGLSLIKLGKTKSGKYILEDLVKKAPDSLEAKRAKQYLKNLK
- a CDS encoding PLD nuclease N-terminal domain-containing protein, which encodes MFFGNIPTLPAETWFIILGSVGFFAALTLFAIWDAFKREFPSNMEKVGWIQLVIFIPFLGCLAYFILGRNRGKKYEEE
- the lgt gene encoding prolipoprotein diacylglyceryl transferase, with the protein product MHPILFNIGDLTIYSYSVYLTAGCLLAMGWTMREARLKDLPYSLAPVAGTIAIICGLIGARALYVTLYSHEFISNPVEIFYIWQGGLVFSGAFLFGSLSGLLFLKSRQEPVLPWLDCFVPGIALGQAVGRLGCFFAGCCYGKVTDLSCGITFTDLDSLAPLGRSLHPTQLYHSLAGLITFLILIFAKKFIKSDGKLTGLFLVLFSVFRFIIEFFRADYRGHFGPISVTQFIALVVFSLGIYFLFINKHRST
- the lspA gene encoding signal peptidase II — encoded protein: MKKYSLAGIIAAVIIIFDQITKVAVRSNMELWSSKSLIPDYFNLVYVVNKGAAFGFLNRGDITWQRTFFIVITVVALSAIGMLLKSTDKKDTFAISGLGLILGGAVGNLIDRILYGEVTDFLDVYVGTHHWPAFNIADIAICLGAFAMIISIYRNKPDASDSV